In Longimicrobium sp., the genomic stretch CGTAGCCGTGCGGCAGCAGGAGCACCAGCCCGCTCCGCTCGCCCCACTTCTGGTACGACGCGGCCAGGTACTGGTCGATCATCACCTGCGCGCCGTTCACGAAGTCGCCGAACTGCGCCTCCCACACCACAAGCGCGGTGGGATCGGCCATGGTGTAGCCGTACTCGAAGCCCACCACCGCCATCTCGGTGAGCGGCGAGTTGTGGATCTCAAAGGTCGCCCGCGCGTCGGCGATCTGGTGGAAGACGTTCAGCTTCCTGCCCGTGACCGCGTCGTTGAGCACGGCGTGGCGGTGGCTGAAGGTGCCGCGCTCCACGTCCTGCCCCGTGATGCGCACCGGGATGCCGTCCTGCAGCAGCGACGCGAACGCCAGCGCCTCCGCGAGGCCCCAGTCGATGCCGCCCTCCGGGCCCATCGCGTCGCGGCGCTTCTGGAGGAGGCGCTCCAGCTTCGCGTTGGGGGTGAACCCCTCCGGCCGCACGAGCATCGCCTCGTTGAGCACGGTCAGCCGCTCGGCGGGGACGGCGGTCTCCACCCCGTGCTTGCCGTTGCGCGAGGGGGCATCGTCGTGGCCGTGGGCGGCGTGGTCGCCTCCCTTGATGCGGTCCAGGATCTCGCCGAGATGCGCCGTGACGCCCTGGAGCATCGCGTCCGCCTCTTCGCGCGCCACGACGCCCTCGTCCGCCAGCCGGCGCGCCAGGACGTCACGCACGGTGGGATGATCCTTGATGACGTCGTACATGCGCGGCTGGGTGAACGCGGGCTCGTCGCCCTCGTTGTGCCCCCACCGGCGGTATCCCACCAGGTCGATGACGAAGTCCTTGCCGAAGCGCTGCCGGTACGCGTGCGCCAGCCGGGCGGCGTTGATGCACGCCTCCGCGTCGTCGGCGTTCACGTGCACCACCGGCACCTCGAAGCCCTTGGCCAGGTCGCTCGAGTAACGGGTGGAGCGGTCCTGCTCCGGGTTCGTGGTGAAGCCGATCTGGTTGTTGGCGATCAGGTGAATGGTGCCGCCCACCGTGTAGCCGGGGAGCGACATCATGTTGAACGTCTCCGGCACCACGCCCTGGCCCGGGAACGCCGCGTCGCCGTGGATCAGCACCGCGACCGCGGCGGAGGTCTCGTGGCGGGGCGCGCCGGGGCCGGTGGTGTCGTCCTGCGACGCGCGCGTCATCCCCACGACCACGGGGTTGACGAACTCCAGGTGGCTGGGGTTGGGCGAGAGGGTGACGCGCACGCGGGCGCCCTCCACCTCGCGCTCGTCCTGCCATCCCATGTGGTACTTGACGTCGCCCGAGGGCTCGTCGGAGTTCTGCGCCGCGTCGCCGCCGGGGACGTGCTGGGCGCTCAGGAACGCCTCCACCATCATCTCGTACGGCTTGCCCAGTACGTGGGTCAGCACG encodes the following:
- a CDS encoding 2-oxoglutarate dehydrogenase E1 component, producing the protein AGAAPASIPADVDRIVAARELARSIRARGHTAARLDPLGSEPSVDPSLDPAFHGISEADLAALPASVARSAPDGTTDALSAIRRLREIYSGSTGYEFLHLPDADERGWLREAIESGRFNQPLPAPRRRALLERLSQVQGFENFLHRAFFGQKRFSLEGTDTMVPMLDEIIREAAGAGARDVLIGMAHRGRLNVLTHVLGKPYEMMVEAFLSAQHVPGGDAAQNSDEPSGDVKYHMGWQDEREVEGARVRVTLSPNPSHLEFVNPVVVGMTRASQDDTTGPGAPRHETSAAVAVLIHGDAAFPGQGVVPETFNMMSLPGYTVGGTIHLIANNQIGFTTNPEQDRSTRYSSDLAKGFEVPVVHVNADDAEACINAARLAHAYRQRFGKDFVIDLVGYRRWGHNEGDEPAFTQPRMYDVIKDHPTVRDVLARRLADEGVVAREEADAMLQGVTAHLGEILDRIKGGDHAAHGHDDAPSRNGKHGVETAVPAERLTVLNEAMLVRPEGFTPNAKLERLLQKRRDAMGPEGGIDWGLAEALAFASLLQDGIPVRITGQDVERGTFSHRHAVLNDAVTGRKLNVFHQIADARATFEIHNSPLTEMAVVGFEYGYTMADPTALVVWEAQFGDFVNGAQVMIDQYLAASYQKWGERSGLVLLLPHGYEGQGPEHSSARLERFLQLSAEGNFRVANCTTSAQYFHLLRRQATLLSTDARPLVVMSPKSLLRHALAASRLEQLASGTFRPVLLDVPEERAAEITRLVLCSGKVYVDLVGSSEEQRAERAAIPGLERVAIGRVEELYPFPEEQLAKSLAALPALREVVWTQEEPRNMGAWSFVEPRLRTLLPEGVELGYAGRPPRASPAEGYAHRHTAEQSRIVRAALADAPDAAPMRASLIGKRK